One genomic window of Actinoalloteichus hoggarensis includes the following:
- a CDS encoding ATP-binding protein, translated as MTGYEVVEPRAESLVESLRAFGYATETAVADLVDNSITAKATTVDVRLRWAGNESWIAIVDDGLGMDGERLREAMRPGTTSPSAPRTVSDLGRFGLGLKTASFSQCRQLVVMSATATSSLVARTWDLDHVVRVGGWQLLTTLISEDRALWDELHGDQPGTVVLWRQLDRLVVSPDRQNEQAERHFYTIADRVARHLGTIFHRYLTGPGKITIRVNGRNIAPWDPFLESHETTQVVTDESLPYRGELISVKSFVLPHVSRLTSEEHIVAGGRRGWAAQQGFYVYRNRRLIVSGSWLGLGFRREELTSLARIRLDLPNHMDSDWQIDVRKSVARAPGALVPELRRIAEVVRLRSAKVYRHRGKILQRAGHGDVVQAWLQVVRGTKIAYQVNRQHPLVAALLTTAGGSEVEAMVRLLEETVPVPLIIMNHADGPGRQTTPFEETASGAVLSVLADVVRAMRRTGTSDKEIVGQLLTMEPFSDFPDLVREVCTRELGQETA; from the coding sequence GTGACTGGCTACGAGGTCGTCGAACCTCGCGCAGAGTCGTTGGTGGAGTCCCTTCGCGCGTTCGGGTACGCCACCGAGACCGCAGTTGCGGACCTGGTTGACAACAGCATCACGGCCAAGGCCACAACGGTCGACGTCCGCCTGCGCTGGGCTGGCAACGAATCGTGGATTGCGATCGTCGACGATGGTCTCGGGATGGACGGCGAAAGGCTCCGGGAGGCGATGCGACCGGGCACGACGAGCCCTTCGGCGCCGAGAACGGTGAGCGATCTCGGGCGGTTCGGGCTCGGACTCAAGACCGCGTCGTTCTCGCAGTGCCGTCAGCTGGTCGTTATGTCGGCGACAGCGACCTCGTCGTTGGTAGCTCGGACGTGGGATCTTGACCACGTCGTCCGCGTCGGTGGTTGGCAGCTGCTGACGACCCTGATATCCGAGGACCGGGCGCTGTGGGACGAGCTGCACGGTGACCAGCCGGGAACGGTGGTGCTGTGGCGACAGTTGGACCGCCTTGTTGTCTCGCCGGACCGGCAGAACGAGCAGGCAGAGAGGCACTTCTACACCATCGCTGACCGGGTTGCCAGGCATCTCGGAACGATCTTCCATCGGTACCTCACGGGTCCTGGGAAGATCACCATCCGGGTGAACGGCCGGAACATCGCGCCGTGGGATCCGTTCCTTGAGTCCCATGAGACCACCCAGGTGGTCACGGACGAGTCACTGCCGTACCGGGGCGAACTGATCAGCGTGAAATCGTTCGTCCTGCCGCACGTGAGCAGGTTGACTTCTGAGGAACACATCGTCGCTGGTGGTCGTCGTGGCTGGGCTGCCCAGCAGGGGTTCTACGTCTATCGGAACCGGCGGCTGATCGTGTCCGGAAGCTGGCTCGGACTCGGGTTCCGGCGGGAGGAGCTGACCTCACTGGCCCGGATCCGGCTCGACCTGCCCAATCACATGGACTCCGACTGGCAGATTGACGTTCGCAAGTCGGTGGCACGCGCGCCGGGCGCCTTGGTGCCCGAGCTGCGGCGGATCGCGGAGGTTGTTCGGCTGCGGTCGGCGAAGGTCTACCGGCACCGCGGCAAGATACTTCAGCGTGCCGGTCATGGTGACGTGGTCCAAGCATGGCTGCAGGTTGTGCGCGGGACAAAGATCGCCTATCAGGTCAATCGTCAGCACCCGCTTGTGGCCGCGCTGCTCACGACTGCGGGGGGCAGTGAGGTTGAGGCCATGGTCAGGCTGTTGGAGGAGACTGTTCCGGTTCCGCTGATCATCATGAACCATGCGGACGGGCCGGGCCGGCAAACGACACCGTTCGAGGAGACCGCGTCGGGCGCCGTCCTGTCAGTGCTGGCTGACGTCGTCCGAGCGATGAGACGCACGGGGACGTCCGACAAGGAAATTGTCGGTCAGCTATTGACAATGGAACCGTTCTCTGATTTTCCCGACCTCGTTCGTGAGGTCTGCACACGCGAACTCGGTCAGGAGACGGCATGA
- a CDS encoding Z1 domain-containing protein → MNADHRKAMEIALTLLDYADDVTASDVEEAVDKALGAVGQANVDVGELRRDVESRCNVWLPTEQVLNGREDHVPWLDVARDEIEWNFWDRYRRYLGRKGWAPAQIRSINQVTDRILGSFEKPDRPGRWDRRGMVVGQVQSGKTANYTGVICKAADAGYRLIVVLAGLHNSLRSQTQHRLDMEFLGFDTRSNRSYDQTNAKVGVGQMKGKFLHVHSLTSSDEKGDFQVKVAKQVWLNAGGGDPVILVVKKNASVLRNLHLWATRLNQELDPETGQQIVRDVPLLVIDDEADNASVNTKARPSGENGHPIDDYDPTKINGLIRKLLRTFEKSAYLAYTATPFANIFIDADEKTDKYGEDLFPRSFIINLRPPSNYVGVNTVFGLDSDVNSGIEGQAGLPIIGTFDDHEIWLPNKHKKDTVPGRLPASLLTAVNAFLLATAARRVRGHEDHNSMLVHVTRFTDVQALVRRALHEHLDLMRQRVWHGDPASRDSPWLALESLWRTDFVPTTDALLRNPDLTSEVGAVVDWTQIRDALPGVLDDVELRVLNGKSEDALTYSEAERPLTLIAVGGDKLSRGLTLEGLTVSYYLRASKMYDTLMQMGRWFGYRPDYLDLCRLYTTEELAGWYRDIALANEELLREFEYMAALGKTPQEYGLRVRAHPDGLMITARTKMRNGTDVDITFSQTISESITFETDGEVLRNNLATTEHLVSAMGTPAPRQGVLDTVRWDNVPAHDVLDFLDGYEASDVATKAQPRALAEYIRTLLTTKEPELTTWTVGLVSVSGNDRTTHKIGDFEVGLVERALYLPKERASAGPEYKAGLRAGNDRYVIRRLVSPSDERMDLSDEEAKQALEMTKQAWQLDPKTRKTAPSVPGGLSIRDVRPPSRGLLLLYPLKPDTWMHPDLPPVGFALSFPTSRTAKTIKYRVTNLWWDQEFGSQDSDEEQP, encoded by the coding sequence ATGAACGCGGACCACCGCAAGGCGATGGAGATCGCCCTGACGTTGCTCGACTACGCGGACGATGTCACGGCCAGCGACGTTGAAGAGGCGGTAGACAAGGCGTTGGGCGCCGTGGGGCAGGCCAACGTCGACGTTGGCGAGCTGCGGAGGGATGTGGAGAGTCGGTGCAACGTCTGGCTTCCGACCGAACAGGTTCTGAACGGTCGTGAAGACCATGTTCCCTGGCTCGACGTCGCCAGGGACGAGATCGAATGGAACTTCTGGGACCGGTACCGGCGGTATCTGGGTCGGAAGGGCTGGGCACCAGCGCAGATCCGCAGCATCAACCAGGTTACCGACCGGATTCTGGGCTCGTTCGAGAAGCCGGACCGGCCTGGCAGATGGGACCGTCGTGGCATGGTCGTCGGCCAAGTGCAGTCCGGCAAGACCGCTAACTACACGGGCGTCATCTGCAAGGCCGCTGACGCCGGCTATCGCCTGATCGTCGTGTTGGCGGGTCTGCACAACAGTCTGCGCAGTCAGACCCAGCACCGGCTGGACATGGAGTTCCTCGGGTTCGACACCAGGAGTAACCGCAGCTACGACCAGACGAACGCCAAGGTTGGCGTCGGGCAGATGAAGGGGAAGTTTCTCCACGTCCACTCGTTGACCAGCAGCGACGAGAAGGGCGACTTCCAGGTGAAGGTCGCCAAGCAGGTCTGGCTGAATGCGGGCGGTGGCGACCCGGTCATCCTGGTTGTCAAGAAGAACGCGTCTGTGTTGCGGAATCTGCACTTGTGGGCGACTCGCCTGAATCAGGAGCTTGACCCGGAGACTGGTCAGCAGATTGTGCGTGACGTTCCGTTACTGGTGATCGATGACGAGGCGGACAACGCATCGGTCAACACCAAGGCCCGGCCGAGCGGCGAGAACGGGCATCCGATCGACGACTACGACCCGACCAAGATCAATGGGCTGATTCGGAAGCTGCTGCGCACGTTCGAGAAGTCCGCGTACCTCGCCTACACCGCGACGCCGTTCGCAAACATATTCATCGATGCCGACGAGAAGACCGACAAGTACGGCGAAGACCTGTTCCCGCGCAGCTTCATCATCAATCTCCGGCCACCGAGCAACTACGTGGGCGTCAACACGGTGTTCGGGTTGGACAGCGATGTGAACTCGGGCATCGAGGGACAAGCAGGTCTGCCGATCATCGGCACGTTCGACGACCACGAGATATGGCTCCCGAACAAGCACAAGAAGGACACCGTCCCGGGCAGACTGCCAGCATCGCTGCTCACCGCGGTCAACGCGTTCCTGCTCGCTACGGCTGCACGTCGGGTTCGTGGCCATGAAGACCACAACTCGATGCTGGTACACGTCACCCGATTCACCGACGTCCAGGCACTGGTCCGCCGGGCACTGCACGAGCATCTGGATCTGATGCGCCAGCGTGTGTGGCACGGTGACCCGGCCAGCCGGGATTCCCCGTGGCTCGCGTTGGAGTCCTTGTGGCGAACCGACTTCGTGCCGACCACCGACGCGCTGCTGCGCAATCCGGACCTGACGTCGGAGGTCGGTGCAGTGGTCGACTGGACGCAGATCCGTGATGCGCTTCCGGGCGTGCTCGACGACGTCGAACTGCGCGTGCTCAACGGAAAGTCCGAGGACGCCCTGACCTACAGCGAGGCCGAACGGCCGCTCACCCTGATTGCGGTCGGTGGGGACAAGCTCTCCCGCGGTCTGACCCTCGAAGGGCTGACGGTCAGCTACTATCTGCGCGCGTCGAAGATGTACGACACGCTGATGCAGATGGGCCGCTGGTTCGGCTATCGACCCGACTACCTCGACCTGTGCCGGCTCTACACGACCGAGGAGCTCGCCGGGTGGTACCGGGACATCGCTCTGGCCAACGAGGAACTCCTACGTGAATTCGAGTACATGGCCGCACTCGGGAAGACACCGCAGGAGTACGGGTTGCGGGTACGTGCGCATCCGGACGGGTTGATGATCACTGCCAGAACCAAGATGCGCAACGGCACCGACGTCGATATCACGTTCTCCCAGACCATCAGCGAGTCGATCACGTTCGAGACGGACGGGGAGGTGCTCCGCAACAACCTCGCTACGACTGAGCACTTGGTTAGTGCCATGGGCACTCCAGCACCCCGCCAGGGCGTTCTCGACACCGTCCGGTGGGACAACGTGCCGGCACATGATGTGCTGGACTTCCTGGACGGGTACGAGGCTTCCGACGTGGCGACCAAGGCTCAGCCGCGAGCATTGGCCGAGTACATCCGGACTTTGTTGACCACGAAAGAACCGGAGCTCACCACCTGGACAGTGGGGCTTGTGTCGGTCTCCGGTAACGACCGAACGACACACAAGATCGGTGATTTCGAGGTCGGCTTGGTCGAACGCGCCCTGTACCTGCCGAAGGAACGCGCGAGCGCCGGCCCCGAGTACAAGGCTGGCCTGCGAGCAGGGAACGACCGTTACGTGATCCGTCGCCTTGTCTCCCCGAGCGACGAGAGGATGGACCTCTCCGACGAGGAGGCCAAACAAGCTCTGGAGATGACTAAGCAGGCCTGGCAGTTGGATCCGAAGACAAGGAAGACAGCGCCCAGCGTACCCGGCGGGCTCTCCATCCGTGACGTCCGCCCACCGAGTCGCGGACTGCTTCTGCTGTACCCGCTCAAGCCCGACACCTGGATGCATCCCGACCTGCCACCCGTCGGGTTTGCCCTCAGTTTTCCGACAAGCCGGACCGCGAAGACCATCAAGTATCGGGTGACGAACCTGTGGTGGGACCAGGAGTTTGGCAGCCAGGACTCCGACGAGGAGCAGCCATGA
- a CDS encoding PD-(D/E)XK motif protein — protein MTAVPSATDLEELWVELHDTQSSPVSAGRRVRRVLADSPHHCFVGVEYPAARRVFSVVTDYIPANATNGLLVTTGVGVEQGNLPDHGATLDLVLRAGAYTDIFTALVADLLVRLAQVAAEPGAVVVNRLGEWQRMLADVSPDGLSREQQRGLFGELHTLSDLFLPTFGPDAVYAWTGPDQQLQDFQFESGGVEIKTVTGHDVNRVRISSERQLDDAGPGALFLVTLVLDARQGGRGVSLPELVRQVRNQATNLGVAGELEQRLLRAGFLDTQSRLYEDRRYALRRRTVHRVTGGFPRIIEQTRPVGVSDVVYTVDLLAAAPFLIGHEDMIIVLEKKA, from the coding sequence ATGACCGCGGTGCCGTCCGCCACAGATCTTGAGGAGCTCTGGGTCGAACTGCACGACACACAGAGTAGTCCAGTGTCCGCAGGTCGGCGGGTACGGCGGGTACTGGCAGACAGTCCACACCACTGTTTCGTCGGTGTGGAGTATCCGGCCGCACGGCGGGTTTTCTCAGTGGTCACCGACTACATTCCGGCCAACGCGACGAACGGGCTACTGGTCACGACCGGAGTGGGAGTCGAGCAAGGAAACCTTCCAGACCATGGGGCTACGTTGGACCTCGTACTGCGGGCAGGTGCGTACACGGACATCTTCACGGCGTTGGTGGCCGACCTGCTCGTGAGGCTCGCGCAGGTCGCTGCGGAGCCGGGCGCGGTGGTGGTGAACAGGTTGGGTGAGTGGCAGCGGATGCTCGCCGACGTCAGTCCCGACGGGCTGTCACGCGAGCAGCAGCGTGGGCTGTTTGGCGAGCTGCACACCTTGTCCGACCTGTTCCTCCCGACGTTCGGGCCCGATGCGGTGTACGCATGGACCGGTCCCGACCAGCAGCTACAGGACTTCCAGTTCGAGTCAGGCGGTGTGGAGATCAAGACCGTGACCGGACACGACGTCAACCGGGTACGGATCAGCAGCGAACGACAGCTCGACGACGCCGGCCCCGGAGCGTTGTTCCTGGTAACGCTGGTACTCGACGCGCGACAGGGTGGACGTGGAGTGTCTCTTCCCGAACTCGTTCGCCAAGTGCGTAACCAGGCGACCAACCTCGGTGTCGCGGGTGAGCTGGAACAGCGGCTGTTACGTGCCGGCTTTCTGGACACGCAGAGCCGGCTGTACGAGGACCGGCGATACGCGCTGCGTCGCCGGACGGTCCACCGGGTGACTGGCGGGTTTCCCCGGATCATCGAACAGACCCGACCTGTCGGGGTGTCCGATGTCGTGTACACGGTCGACCTGCTTGCCGCTGCCCCGTTCCTCATTGGCCACGAAGACATGATCATCGTCCTGGAAAAGAAGGCATGA
- a CDS encoding AIPR family protein produces the protein MTDTDIDQFADSLQQDLLAEAGVAGAERSIRDVFLEQMIIELADVAELEGGDACFHQARGEEISGYNISGDGQTLDLFGVVLKQMAPPAPVGKTDIETCLRRLRGFLEKVSRNGAAGLEVASPVFDMAQSISRALPELTRVRFWVFTDGAVATRKDVTTPEFGDVPTSVQVWDVVRLHRLVTSGRQQEPIHIDFVDWFGAPVPCLPTDLDEQGCHTMLAIVPGAVLKEIYATYSARLLELNVRSFLQARGKVNQGIRDTILNEPRRFLAYNNGISATASAVDVITTGEGGSAIASLKDLQIVNGGQTTASLYHAAVKHKATLVGIHVQMKLTVVPQDQLTELVPLISRYANSQNKVQEADFSTNHPFHVDIERLSRSVWAPATNGSQKQTRWFYERARGQYQDEVARMGTPARQKAFKETHPPAQKFVKTDLAKFELAWDEVPHAVSLGGQKCFAEFALRLAQRPEQDQKPDRRYFEHLVAKAILFRHTDKIVARTFRENGLEGYKAQVVAYAVALISNRTSRRLDLDVIWRTQQLPEELRSEIPALARLLRSFFDRVPGNISEWAKKPACWEKVRALPWKLSGATIAQLTTKDPARVVVSNISTEDLLLVPWSELAGWASENSKLTAVDRRIASGTAALLSAGKTPTDKQVDNLRRIYDAALNHGFASTGNTDPR, from the coding sequence ATGACTGACACCGACATCGACCAGTTCGCCGACTCGCTCCAGCAGGACCTGCTCGCAGAGGCCGGTGTGGCGGGCGCGGAGCGGAGCATCCGCGACGTTTTCCTTGAACAGATGATCATCGAGCTTGCCGATGTCGCCGAATTGGAGGGCGGAGACGCCTGTTTCCACCAAGCCCGCGGTGAAGAGATCTCCGGATACAACATCAGCGGTGATGGCCAGACGCTCGACCTGTTCGGCGTCGTGCTCAAGCAGATGGCACCGCCCGCACCCGTCGGCAAGACGGACATCGAGACCTGTCTCCGTCGGTTGCGGGGCTTCCTGGAGAAGGTATCGCGCAACGGTGCCGCCGGGCTTGAGGTGGCTTCACCGGTGTTCGACATGGCGCAGAGCATCAGCCGAGCGTTGCCGGAACTCACCCGCGTCCGGTTCTGGGTCTTCACCGATGGTGCGGTCGCCACCAGGAAGGACGTGACGACGCCAGAGTTCGGTGATGTGCCGACGTCGGTCCAGGTCTGGGACGTGGTGCGGCTGCACCGGCTGGTGACCTCAGGTCGACAGCAGGAACCCATCCACATCGATTTCGTAGATTGGTTCGGTGCGCCGGTCCCGTGCCTTCCCACCGACCTCGACGAACAGGGATGTCACACGATGCTGGCCATCGTGCCCGGCGCCGTGCTGAAGGAGATCTACGCGACGTACTCCGCCCGCCTGCTCGAACTCAACGTGCGGTCGTTCCTGCAGGCAAGAGGCAAGGTCAACCAGGGCATCCGGGACACCATCCTCAATGAGCCCCGCCGGTTCCTCGCCTACAACAACGGCATCTCCGCAACCGCATCCGCCGTCGACGTGATCACGACGGGTGAGGGCGGCAGCGCCATCGCCAGCCTAAAAGACCTGCAGATCGTCAACGGCGGCCAGACCACCGCGTCGCTCTACCACGCGGCCGTCAAACACAAGGCGACGCTGGTCGGGATACACGTCCAGATGAAGCTCACCGTCGTTCCGCAAGACCAGCTCACCGAGCTCGTCCCACTGATCTCCCGCTATGCCAACAGCCAGAACAAGGTACAAGAGGCGGACTTCAGCACCAATCACCCCTTCCACGTCGACATCGAACGCCTCTCCCGCTCGGTATGGGCGCCAGCCACGAACGGTAGTCAGAAGCAGACCCGATGGTTCTACGAACGTGCCCGTGGCCAGTACCAGGACGAGGTGGCCAGGATGGGCACGCCAGCCAGGCAGAAGGCGTTCAAGGAGACCCATCCGCCTGCACAGAAGTTCGTCAAGACCGACCTGGCGAAGTTCGAACTCGCCTGGGACGAGGTTCCACACGCCGTCAGCCTCGGCGGCCAGAAGTGCTTCGCTGAGTTCGCGCTACGGCTCGCGCAACGTCCAGAGCAGGACCAGAAACCGGATCGACGCTACTTTGAGCATCTTGTCGCGAAGGCGATCCTGTTCCGGCACACCGACAAGATCGTGGCCAGGACGTTCCGCGAGAACGGCTTGGAGGGCTACAAGGCGCAGGTCGTCGCCTACGCCGTTGCGCTGATCAGCAACCGTACCAGCCGACGCCTCGACCTCGACGTCATCTGGCGTACACAACAGCTGCCGGAGGAACTGCGCAGCGAGATCCCGGCGCTGGCCCGACTGCTCCGGTCGTTCTTCGATCGAGTACCCGGGAATATCAGCGAATGGGCCAAGAAACCAGCATGCTGGGAGAAGGTGCGCGCCCTACCGTGGAAGCTCAGCGGGGCAACCATCGCCCAGCTCACTACGAAGGACCCAGCCCGTGTCGTCGTGTCCAACATCAGTACTGAGGACCTGCTGCTCGTGCCCTGGTCGGAACTGGCTGGCTGGGCAAGCGAGAACAGCAAGCTCACCGCCGTTGACAGGCGCATCGCGTCCGGTACCGCAGCACTGCTGAGCGCGGGAAAGACGCCGACTGACAAGCAGGTAGACAACCTCAGAAGGATTTACGACGCCGCCCTGAACCACGGCTTCGCCTCGACCGGGAACACGGATCCCCGATGA
- a CDS encoding hydrolase: MTRTAKTGLEALLTPEESVLVLIDHQPFQFANLNSHEPTLIVNNVVALAKLAKAHGVPTVLTTVIEERGGNIIKELQDVFPEQRPINRTLINTWQDREVVDVVAKTGRKKLIIAGLWTEICVAMPAIQALGEGYDVFVVTDASGGVSAEAHDMAVRRLEQAGAVPITWMVLAGEWQRDWADETKAAATIPVLAEHGGGTGIAFAWELQLLATPPGTTGGVSV; the protein is encoded by the coding sequence GTGACGCGCACAGCGAAAACCGGACTCGAAGCGCTGCTCACCCCCGAGGAGAGCGTGCTGGTGCTCATCGATCACCAGCCCTTCCAGTTCGCGAACCTCAACAGCCACGAACCGACCCTGATCGTCAACAACGTGGTCGCGCTGGCCAAGCTCGCGAAGGCACACGGCGTCCCCACCGTGCTGACCACGGTCATCGAAGAGCGCGGCGGCAACATCATCAAGGAGCTTCAGGACGTCTTTCCCGAGCAGCGGCCGATCAACCGCACGCTCATCAACACCTGGCAGGACCGCGAGGTCGTCGACGTCGTGGCGAAGACCGGCCGCAAGAAGCTGATCATCGCCGGGCTGTGGACGGAGATCTGCGTCGCCATGCCCGCGATCCAGGCCTTGGGCGAGGGTTACGACGTCTTCGTCGTCACCGACGCCAGCGGCGGCGTCTCCGCCGAGGCACACGACATGGCGGTGCGTCGCCTGGAACAGGCGGGCGCGGTACCGATCACCTGGATGGTCCTGGCGGGCGAATGGCAGCGCGACTGGGCTGACGAGACGAAGGCGGCCGCGACCATCCCCGTGCTCGCCGAGCACGGCGGCGGCACCGGAATCGCCTTCGCCTGGGAACTGCAACTCCTCGCCACGCCGCCCGGCACCACCGGCGGCGTCAGCGTGTAA
- a CDS encoding LysR substrate-binding domain-containing protein, translated as MRYFIAVAEELHFGRAAMRLYISQPSLSHQIRKLEEALETPLFVRSSRQVRLTAAGRTLAEEAPRALAALEHAVRLTRRVGSGVATTIRLGYTPVTGFDTLETLLSALSEEHPDITVSAQELYSAEIPGRLCAGDVDIGLALSPQPHDGVDGEILREDAVSAVLCRRHRLAGAPRIPVSDLRGETLLLFPRRLAPAYYDGIIATCHRAGFEPEVRAFEHPPVKAMLARLATRGEVGLAPMSHARYVARSHASLVVREVVDPAIPADLSVLWPVDDLSPAVASVLDTARRCARREGWLGAPVT; from the coding sequence CTGCGCTACTTCATCGCCGTGGCCGAGGAGCTTCACTTCGGTCGCGCGGCGATGCGTCTCTACATCTCCCAGCCGTCGCTGAGCCATCAGATCCGGAAGCTGGAGGAGGCCCTCGAGACGCCGCTGTTCGTGCGTTCGAGCAGGCAGGTGCGGCTCACCGCCGCGGGTCGGACGTTGGCCGAGGAGGCGCCGAGGGCGCTGGCCGCGTTGGAACACGCCGTGCGGCTCACCCGACGGGTCGGGTCGGGGGTCGCGACGACGATCCGGCTGGGCTATACGCCGGTCACGGGCTTCGACACGCTGGAGACGCTGTTGAGCGCCCTCTCCGAAGAGCATCCCGACATCACGGTCAGCGCTCAGGAGTTGTACAGCGCCGAGATTCCCGGCCGACTCTGTGCGGGCGATGTGGACATCGGTCTCGCCCTGTCGCCGCAGCCCCACGACGGGGTGGACGGCGAGATCCTTCGTGAGGACGCGGTCTCCGCGGTCCTGTGCCGTCGTCATCGGCTCGCAGGGGCCCCGAGGATCCCGGTGTCAGACCTCCGCGGCGAGACGCTGCTGCTCTTCCCACGCCGCCTGGCCCCGGCGTACTACGACGGCATCATCGCCACGTGTCATCGAGCGGGCTTCGAACCCGAGGTTCGCGCGTTCGAGCATCCGCCGGTGAAGGCCATGCTCGCCCGGCTCGCCACCCGCGGCGAGGTCGGCCTGGCCCCCATGTCGCATGCCCGCTACGTCGCGCGGTCCCACGCCAGCCTCGTCGTTCGTGAGGTCGTCGACCCGGCGATCCCGGCGGATCTGTCGGTGTTGTGGCCCGTCGACGATCTTTCGCCTGCCGTGGCGAGCGTCCTGGACACCGCCCGGCGATGCGCACGACGCGAGGGTTGGCTCGGCGCGCCCGTCACGTAG
- a CDS encoding response regulator, translating to MNESIRLLICEDQELVRTGYVTVFSTQADMTVVGEAANGREAVELARRTRPDVVVMDVRMPVLDGIEATRRIAGPGVEDPPKVLVVTTFNVDAYVYDALRAGASGFLLKDTPPRRLIDGIRTIARGESLLAPEVTRNLIGRFADRLRPADASHPERDHVVRTLTRRELEVLEQLADGLSNAEIAETLTIATETVKTYVSRILTKLDLRDRVQAVVLAYRIGLVPGDGNPPAGHPAGSRTT from the coding sequence ATGAACGAGTCGATCCGCCTCCTGATCTGCGAGGACCAGGAGTTGGTGCGCACCGGATACGTCACCGTCTTCTCGACCCAGGCCGACATGACGGTGGTCGGCGAGGCCGCGAACGGCCGAGAGGCGGTGGAACTGGCACGGCGAACGCGCCCCGACGTGGTCGTGATGGACGTCCGCATGCCGGTGCTGGACGGCATCGAGGCGACCCGACGGATCGCCGGTCCCGGTGTGGAGGATCCGCCGAAGGTGCTGGTCGTCACCACCTTCAACGTCGACGCGTACGTCTACGACGCCCTTCGTGCAGGTGCCAGCGGGTTCCTGCTCAAGGACACACCGCCGCGCCGACTGATCGACGGCATCCGCACGATCGCCCGCGGCGAGTCCCTGCTGGCGCCCGAGGTCACCCGGAATCTGATCGGCCGCTTCGCCGATCGACTCCGCCCCGCCGACGCCTCGCACCCGGAACGCGACCACGTCGTACGGACCCTCACCCGCCGCGAACTGGAGGTCCTCGAACAGCTCGCCGACGGCCTGTCCAATGCCGAGATCGCCGAGACGCTGACCATCGCCACGGAGACGGTCAAGACCTACGTATCCCGCATCCTCACCAAACTCGACCTGCGGGACCGTGTGCAGGCGGTCGTCCTCGCCTACCGGATCGGTCTGGTGCCCGGCGATGGGAACCCACCGGCCGGGCATCCGGCGGGCTCGCGCACTACGTGA
- a CDS encoding sensor histidine kinase, which produces MLVDTASSVRAMARGHGLPVPVQDIALAVGITALAFVPTVSHLGPEIGDLPRGQVGTFGAVIGLALTLALCLPLAVRRRWPGTCVLTISGAFAVSQVLGHPDTFGKIGFLLALYAAGAHLARFRLRLGAVLTAGYVVLAVVLSELGSPQGFLDFLAFYLLTGVTWLAGSGVRRWRAEAAERERLAAEVATAAERARIARDLHDVVTHHVTAMVVQADAAQLVFDTEPARAEGGLTAISETGRRALTELRSLLDVLEATGDPTPPTTTPTMGRVRDLVEQARTSGQPVELTEQGVGRPQSVDVELAAYRVVQETLTNAVRHAAGRPTTVLVRHGDEHVEIEVTTAGPPDTPATPVRPARPITPSGGRGLIGLRERVRMLDGRLEAGPRSDGGFRVHALIPSGGAG; this is translated from the coding sequence GTGCTCGTCGACACGGCATCATCCGTCCGCGCCATGGCCCGCGGGCACGGCCTCCCGGTTCCGGTACAGGACATCGCGTTGGCGGTGGGCATCACGGCGCTGGCCTTCGTCCCCACGGTGTCGCACCTCGGACCGGAGATCGGGGATCTGCCCCGAGGGCAGGTCGGCACGTTCGGCGCGGTGATCGGGCTGGCGCTGACGCTGGCGCTGTGTCTACCGCTGGCGGTACGGCGGCGGTGGCCGGGCACCTGCGTCCTGACCATCAGCGGTGCGTTCGCGGTCAGTCAGGTGCTCGGCCATCCGGACACGTTCGGCAAGATCGGATTCCTCCTGGCCCTGTACGCCGCCGGAGCGCACCTCGCCCGATTCCGGCTGCGACTGGGTGCGGTGTTGACGGCGGGTTATGTGGTGCTCGCGGTCGTGTTGAGCGAACTGGGATCGCCACAGGGGTTTCTCGACTTCCTGGCTTTCTACCTGTTGACGGGGGTGACCTGGTTGGCCGGGAGCGGAGTGCGCCGGTGGCGCGCCGAAGCGGCGGAACGCGAGCGCCTGGCCGCGGAGGTGGCCACCGCCGCGGAGCGGGCGCGAATCGCTCGTGATCTACACGACGTGGTCACCCATCACGTGACCGCGATGGTCGTCCAGGCCGACGCGGCACAGCTCGTGTTCGACACCGAACCGGCCCGGGCCGAAGGAGGACTGACCGCCATCAGCGAGACCGGACGACGAGCACTGACCGAGCTGCGGTCCCTGCTGGACGTGCTCGAGGCGACCGGCGATCCCACGCCGCCGACCACGACACCGACCATGGGCAGGGTGCGTGACCTGGTCGAGCAGGCCCGGACGTCGGGTCAGCCCGTCGAGCTGACCGAACAGGGCGTCGGACGTCCGCAGTCCGTCGACGTGGAATTGGCCGCCTACCGGGTGGTACAGGAGACGCTCACCAACGCCGTCCGGCACGCGGCAGGCCGACCGACCACGGTCCTGGTCCGACACGGCGACGAACACGTCGAGATCGAGGTCACCACCGCAGGTCCCCCCGACACGCCGGCCACACCGGTCAGACCGGCCAGACCGATCACGCCGTCGGGCGGGCGAGGGCTGATCGGGCTGCGGGAGCGGGTGCGGATGCTCGACGGCCGCCTGGAGGCCGGGCCCCGCTCGGACGGCGGCTTCCGCGTCCATGCCCTGATCCCGTCGGGCGGTGCAGGATGA